The genomic segment GGCGCGGGACGCGGCGAGGCCGCTGGACTCGACGATGCGCGGGTCCTCGATCGTGAACCCGTCGTGGCCGTCGGCCGCGGCGGGCACGGCCGCGGCCACGGTGAGGACCAACGCGGCGCCGACACCGGCGAGGACAGACGGAAAAGACCGAAGCGAACGCATGGGCCAAGAGTGCCATCCGGCCACGTTCGCCCTCCGTCCGGCCCGAGAGCGTGCGCAGCCTCACATCGCAGCAGGCCGCCCTCATCCGCGATGATGAGCGGATGCTCAGGTTCATGTTCGTCGGCGACTCGATGACCATCGGAAGCGCCGGGGAACACACCTGGCGCCACCGGATGTGGCAGCACCTGCGCGGCACCCTCGGCCCCGGGGGCTTCGCCGTGACCGGCCCGCGCACCACGCTCTACGACAAGGCGGCGGGAGAGCCGGTCTCCCACGACCACCACCCCGCCGCGTCCCCGGACTTCCCCCGCAACCACCTCGCGGGCTGGGGCGAGGGCTGGCTGCACATGGCCCCGCAGATCGCGGGCGCGCTCGACCGTGACCCCGCCGACGTCCTGCTCGTCTCCCTCGGCCTCATCGACCTCGGCTTCTACACGAACGCGGAGCAGACCGCGGACAACGTCCGCGCCTTCGTCACGGCGGCCCGCTCGGCGAACCCGCACGTCCGCATGGTCCTGCTCCCCGTCATCCCGAACATCCGCGCCGCGTCGGACGCCCCCTTCGCCGCCGAGGTCGCCCGCTTCAACGAACTCCTGGCGAAGGCGGCAGCGGACCTGGACACGCCCCGCTCCCCGCTCCTCCTGGCCTCGCCCCCGCCCACGTACGACATCCACGCCGACACGTACGACGGCACGCACCCGAACGCGAGCGGCGAGCACAAACTCGCGGCGGCCTTCGCGGACGCGATGTCCCAGGCCTGGGGCATCGGCGCCCCCTACGACACCCTCAGCCCGACTGGGCGCTCCGGGCCCGTTCGGACATCAACCGGGTGACGAACTGCAGGTCGCCGCTGTCGTAGTGGCGGCTCTCCGTGTCCTTGCCGCTGACGAAGGTGAGCACGGTGCCGGTGCGGACCATCGTGTGGTTCGTGGTCTCGGTGACGTACCCCTCGCCGCGGCTCTCGGACAGGGAGAACGCGATGAGTTCGTCGCCGACCGCCGGCATCGTCATCCGCCGCGCCCCCTCCTCGGCGGCCTCCCGGCTCCGCGCGCGGAAGGCGGCGGAGGCCTTGTCCGCACTCGGGTACGCGAGGACCCGGAACCGGGTGTCCATGCCGTAGCTCGGCAGGTACTCGGCCTCGCCCTCGTACGTCGAGCCGTCGTCCTGCGAGGAGACGTCCGCGCTGGGCGGACTGCTCATCGTCCAGCCCGACGCCAGATCGGTCGTGCCGGGGAGGACCTGCTTGACCGCGTCGGCGTCGGCGAGCGGCTCGGGCTCCCAGTCCCCGCCGCCGTCCCCCGCCTCCACGCCGGACGCGGCCACCCCGCCCTTGCCCGGCGAGTCGTCGCCGCCGAAGGCCTGCGTACCGCCGTACACGGCGAGGACCACGAGGGCGGCGAGGACGGCCAGGCATGCGACGAACGCCGTACGCCCGCCCGGGGTGTTGTTGAAGGTCACGGGCCCCAGCGACAGCGTGCTGCCGCGCACCTTCGCGCCGCCGTCGATGACGATGCCGCCCGTGTACTGCCGCGGAGACCCGGGCGGTTCCCGCGGCGGCTCGGACGGTGTCGGCGGGCCGGGCGGCGGTGGCGGCTCGGACGGCGGCGGGCCCGCGAGCGCCTGTGCCAGGGCCTGGGCGAGTCCGGCGGCGAACTCCGGGTCCGCGGCGACCCGTTCCCGCAAGGCCTCCGTCAGCGCGGCGAGCGCCGCCGGGTCCTGCGGCCGCTCGTCCACGACGGCGAGCGCGGCCTGCCCGGACGGGCTGGCCCCGACGCGCCGCCGCACGAGGTCGGACACGCTCTGCCCCACCTCGGCCCCCACGGCCCCCGCCGCCCCACCGGCGAACCCGGCCACCACGCGCACCGCTTCAGCAACGACGTCCATGGGCTCATTGTGAGTCAAGTCGCTTGTATTGCAATGGAGTTGACGTACGACGCACGGTGCGGTCAGGCCGCCCGCGTCAGCCGGTTCGCGAGCGTCGACATCGTGTACGCGCCGATTCCGAGGACGACTTCGAGGGCGTTGCGCTCGGTGTGACCGTGGGCGAGGAACGCCTTGAGGTCGTCGTCAGGGACGCCACCCGCCGTCGCGAGCACGGCGAGCGTGAACCGCCGTACGGCCTCCAGGCGATCGTCGTCCAGGGGGCGCTGCTCGCGCAGGGCGGCCACCAGCTCCGGCCCCGCACCGAGCTTGCGCAGCTTGCCGGTGTGCAGGGTGACGCAGATGTGGCAGTCGTTGCGGACGGCGACGGTCATGATGACGACCTCGCGGGCGACGGGGTCGAGGGTCGTCCGGTCGAAGGCGGCGGACATCTGCAGGAATCCGTTGAGGAGTTCGGGTGACCCGGCGAGCCGCGCGACGGCGTCCGGCACTTGCCCCCCGAAGGCGGCGGCGGTGCGTTCCATCGCGGGGCGGGAGTCGGGCGGTGCGGTTTCCGGTGTGTGCGCGGTGAACATGCGTACAGCCCCCTAAAATCGACAACATGGTTGACGACAAGAAGGTAAACCAGGTTGTCGAAGCAGGCAAGGGCTACGAGCTGCCCCTCCTCCTCTTCGCCGGATTCCGCACCCTCATCGACCGCCTGCACGCCGAACTGGCCCGCCAGGGCCACCCCGACATCCGCCCCGCCCACGGCTTCGCCATGCAGGCCGTCGGGCCGGACGGCGCCACCGCCAGCGAGGTCGGCCGCCGCCTCGGCGTCTCCAAGCAGGCGGCGGGCAAGACCGTCGACCGTCTGATCGCCCTCGGCTACGCGGCCCGCACCGACGACCCCGCCGACGCCCGCCGCAAACTCGTCCGCCTCACCCCGCACGGCATCGACGCCCTCCGCCGCTCGGCGGCCGTCTTCGACGAGCTGCGGGCGGAGTGGGCGGCGGCCCTGGGCGCGGACCACCTCACCGACCTGGAGTCGTCCCTGCGCACGGTCGTACCGCCGGACGCGTTCCGCCTCGACGCGGCGGGCTGGCTGGGCGGCTCGTGACCGGACGTGACCTTGTCACCGTGCGTATCGTTGTACTGCGCGGCCGCACTCACCGGGGAGGCCGGGGAGGAGCGCCACGATGACCGTTGTGGACGACAGGACCGAGATGGCCGACACCGACAACGAGCGCACTCTCGACGCGATGTTCGCGGCGCTTGAGCAGGGGCCCTTCCTCGATGGATACAAGATCGACATCGTCGGGGGAGCCGTCCATATGACGCCACAGCGGTCCAACCACTGGGACATCATCTTCGGTCTACTGGAGCAGCTCAGGTCCAAGTACGAACGTCGCCGCCTGCTGTCCGACGTACGCATCGACTACCCCGGGGCGCTCAACGCCTTCTGCAGTGACGTGGCACTGGTCGCCGAAGGGGCCGAGCGCACCAAGCAGGGTGGCTTCCTGTGCAAGGACGTCGAGTTCGTCGCCGAAGTGATCTCCAGGAGTACCGGCGAGAACGACTACGGCCCCCAGAAGACCGGCTACGCAACGGCCGAGGTCGGCGTCTACTTGGTCGTCGACCCCTATCAGGGCAAATGTCATGTCTATACCCAGCCCAAGCTGGGCGATTACCGGGTCGAGACGAAAGTGGACTTCGGCGAGGAGATCGACCTGACCCACACCTTCCTCGACCTCACCATCGACACCTCGGACTTCTCCCGCGACTGACCCGGCCCCCGCCCCGCCGCAACCCCCTTGCCTGGAGCCCACTCCACCCCGTTGGCTTGATCCCCATGAAGTACACGCAGCTGGGACGCACAGGGCTCAAGGTCAGCCGGCTCACGCTCGGGACCATGAACTTCGGGCCGCTCACCAACGAACCCGACAGCCACACGCTCATGGACGCCGCGCTCGACGCGGGCGTCAACTTCTTCGACACCGCCAACACCTACGGCCAGAGCGCCGGCAAGGGCCGCACCGAGGAGATCCTCGGCACCTGGTTCACGCAGGGAGGCGGCCGCCGCGACAAGGTCGTACTGGCCACCAAGGTGTACGGCAGCATGGCCCCGCACGGGGAGGAGACCTGGCCCAACCAGGACCGGCTCTCCGCGCTCAGCATCCGCCGCGCCGTCGATGCCAGCCTCAAGCGGCTGCAGACCGACCACATCGATCTCTACCAGTTCCATCACATCGACCGGCAGACACCGTTCGAGGAGATCTGGCAGGCCGTCGACGTCCTCGTCGGGCAGGGCAAGATCCTCTACGCGGGCTCCTCCAACTTCCCCGGCTACAAGATCGCCCAGGCCAACGAGACCGCCCGGCGCCTCGGCGGCTACGGCCTCGTCAGCGAGCAGTGCCTCTACAACCTCGCCTCCCGCGACGCCGAGATGGAGGTCATCCCGGCCGCCCAGGACTACGGCCTCGGCGTCATCCCCTGGTCGCCGCTGCACGGCGGGCTGCTCGGGGGCGTGCTCAAGAAGGAGGGCGAGGGGTCGCGCCGCACCGGTGGCAGGTCCGCCGCCGAGCTCGCGAAGCCGGAGGTCAGGGCACGCGTCCAGGCGTACGAGGACCTGCTCGACAAGCACGGTCTGGAACCCGGCGAGGTCGCGCTCGCGTGGCTGCTGACCCGGCCCGGCGTCACCGCGCCGATCGTCGGCCCCCGCACGGCCGAGCAGCTCGCATCCGCACTGCGCGCGGTCGAGCTCGAACTGTCCGGCGAGGTCCTCGACGCGCTGGACGAGATCTTCCCCGGCCCCGGCCCGTCACCGGAGTCCTTCGCCTGGTGAGGACGGAGTGAAGGTGCCTCCCTCGGGGATCCCCGGGGATCCCTCGGAGATCCCTCGGAGATCCCTCGGAGATCCCTCGGAGATCTCCCGGAGAGGCACGGCGTGGCGGCGCGCGCGTCGGCTAACCGCCGACCGCGGCCGCCACCGCCACCACGACGAACATCAGCACGAGCACACCGGCCATGATCCGGTTCCTGGTTTTCGGGTCCACGCAGACGAGGTTAACCGGCGCCGCCGGACTCCCCCGCGCCGCCTCCCAGTACCCAGCGCCCGACCACCTCGTACCGGGGCCGCTCCCCCGCCACCCCGCTCCTCGGCAGATTGCTGCGTACGAGGGTCAGCTCCCGGACCGTCCACGGGGTGCCCTCGAAGGAGCCGAGCGCGTCCGCGTACGGGGCGAGATCGCCCTCGCCGCGGGTGCGTGCCAGCGTCAGGTGCGGGCGGTAGTGCCGGTGCTCCTCCATCGTCACGCCCGCCTTGCGCGCCGCCGCGTCCGCCCGCGCGGCGAGCAGCCTCAGCGCCGCCACGTCCCCCGCGGCGCCCGCCCAGAGCGCCCGGCCCCCGAAGTGGCCGCCGCCGCGCAGGGCGAGCGGGAACGGCGGCGTGCGGTGCGCGGCACGCTCCAGGCGGGCCATGACGTCCGGCACCGTCGCGCCGTCGACCTCGGCCATGAAGGCGAGGGTGAAGTGCCAGTTGTCGCGGGCCGTCCAGCGCAGCCCGTCGGCGCCCGGCAGCTCCTTCAACGCGCGCGTCGCGGCGGCGAGTTCGGTGGTCGCGGAGTCCGGCGGGAGGACCGCGGCGAAGAGTCTCATGGGGTGACGCTAACCTCCCCGCATGAGTGACCCGATAGAGATCAGGCAGGGCGGGGCCGACGACGTTCCCGCCGTCCTCGCGCTCTTCGACGGGGCCGTGGAGTGGCTCGTGTCGCAGGGCCGTACCGGACAGTGGGGCACCAAGCCCTGGTCGGAGAACCCGAAGGCCGTCGCCCTCGTCGAGAAGTACCTGACGACGGGCGAACCGTGGATCGCGGAGATCGGCGGCGAGGTGGCGGGCACGGTGACGCTCACCGACGGGCCCGGCGGCGACATCATCCCGCCGGCCGACGAGCCCGAGCGGTACATCCACCTGCTCGCCGCCGACCGCCGCCGCTTCGCGGGCCGCGGGGTGGGCCGCGCCCTGCTCGCGCACGCCGTCGAGGAAACCCGCGGACAGGGCGTCCGGCTGTTGCGGGTCGACTGCTACCGGGGCGAGGACCGCGCCCTCGTCGCGTACTACGAGAGCAACGGCTTCACCGCCACCGAGCCGTTCACGGGCCCGGACGGCAGCTGGCCCGGCCAGGTGCTCGCACAGCACGTCTGACCGGGCCCTGTACCCGCACACACCGGGCGGTTACGCCGCCGTAGCGAGCTCCCGCTCCCTCGGCACGAACCGCACGTGCTGCCGGCCGCGGCGGAGGTCCACCTTCAGCCGCAGGTTGGCGGCGCGGGCCAGCGCCAGGCCGACACCGACTGCGGCGAGGGCGCAGACGAGACCGCCGACGGCCATGCTGATCCGGACGCCGTACGCGTCGGCGAGCCAGCCGAAGAGCGGGCCGCCGAGCGGCGTGCCGCCGGTGAAGACCATCATGAACAGCGACATGACGCGGCCCCGCATCTCCGGGTCCGTGGCCATCTGGACCGAGGAGTTGGCGGTGACGTTCACCGTCAGGCCGAGGATGCCGATCGGCACGATCAGCGCGACGAACATCCACAGCTCGGGCGCGAACGCGGCCACGATCTGCAGCACACCGAAGGCGGTGGCCGCCCCGGCGAGGAGCCGCAGCCGCGACGTGCCGCGCCGGGCCGCGAGCAGCGCACCGGCCAGCGAGCCGATCGCCATGAGGGTGTTGAACAGCCCGTACATCCCCACGCCGCCGTGGAAGATGTCGTCCGCGAAGGCGCTCAGCCAGATCGGGAAGTTGAAGCCGAAGGTGCCGATGAAGCCGACGAGGACGATCGGCCAGATCAGCTCGGGGTTCTTCGACACGTAGTTCAGGCCCTCCCGCAGCTGCCCCTTGCCGCGCGGCTTGCGCGGGGTGTGGTGCAGCTCGGCGGTGCGCATCAGCATGAGGCCGGTGAGCGGCGCGAGGAAGGACAGACCGTTGGCGAGGAACGCCCAGCCGGGTCCCACGGCGGCGGTCAGCGCGCTCGCCACGGCGGGGCCGATGAGGCGGGCGGACTGGAAGTTGGCGGAGTTCAGCGAGACGGCGTTGCGGACCTGGTCGGGTCCGACCATCTCGGACACGAAGGACTGCCGCGTCGGGTTGTCGACGACGGTGACGAGGCCGGTGAAGAAGGCCGCGAAGTAGACGTGCCAGACCTGGACGTGGCCGCTGAGCGTCAGCGCCGCGAGGAAGAGCCCGCTGAGGCTCATCGCGCCCTGCGTGAGGAAGAGCAGGTTGCGCTTGGCGAAGCGGTCGGCGATCACGCCGCCGTACAGGCCGAGGAGCAGCATCGGCAGGAACTGCATGGCCGTGGTGATACCGACGGCCGCGGAGGATCCGGTGAGGCTCAGCACCAGCCAGTCCTGGGTGATGCGGGCCATCCAGGTGCCGGTGTTCGAGACGACCGCGCCGGTCGCGAAGAGCCGGTAGTTGCGGATCCTCAGCGAGCTGAACATCGAGGTCTTGTGGGGGCGGGCGGGCTTGTCGAGGGCGGTTGGTGCGGGGGCGGAGTCTGCTCCGGATCCCGTACTCAAAGCGGGTTCGCCTCCTTGGCGTACGTACGGCTCCCGCGGGCGGCGGGAGTGCCCGCGGGGTGCCGCGGGACTGGGGACGAGCCCCCTACAGGTGCGCGAGCTTCTCCAGCACGGGAGCGGCGGCGCGGAGCCGCGCCCACTCGTCTTCGTCGAGGTCCTCCGCCAGACCGGCGAGCCAGGCGTTCCGCTTGCGGCGGCTCTCTTCGAGCATGGCCTCGGCGGTCTCGGTCTGGGTCACCACCTTCTGGCGGCGGTCCTCGGGGTGCGGCTCAAGCCGGACCAGGCCCTTGGCCTCCAGCAGCGCCACGATACGGGTCATCGACGGCGGCTGCACGTGCTCCTTGCGGGCGAGCTCGCCCGGGGTGGCGGAGCCGCAGCGGGCGAGGGTGCCGAGCACCGACATCTCGGTGGGGCTCAGCGACTCGTCGACCCGCTGGTGCTTGAGTCGACGGGACAGGCGCATCACAGCGGAGCGCAAGGCGTTCACGGCGACGGCATCGTCACCATGGGAGAGGTCCGGCATGTTTGTTAGCGTAACTCATTACCCTAGCTAAAGACCACCTGGATTCCCAGAAGTACGAGACTGAACCATTTCGTCACCCGAACGAGTGAGGTGACTTCGGAAAGTGACGCGCCGGACTCGCGCGGCCGAGGACCCTGTCAGGCATGGGATCGCCAGTGCTCAGCCTGCGCATAGACGGTGAGCTGCTCGACCGGCTCCGACAGCACGCGGCCAAAAGAGGAATGAGCGTCCAGGACTATGTGGTCCGGACGCTCATTCGGGACGACTTCGACGAGCGCTTCAAGGCGTCCGTCGAGGAGACAGAGAAGTTCTACGGGGCCGCGTGAGACGCACGGCCTCGTGACCCGCTACAGCCGCTACAGCCGCTACGTCAGGTTCAGCGCCGGCATCAGGTAGTAGAAGGCGAACACCGCCGACACCGCGTACATCGCGACCGGCACCTCGCGGCCCCGCCCGGACGCGAGCCGCAGCACCGTGAAGGTGATGAAGCCCACGCCGATGCCGTTCGTGATCGAGTACGTGAACGGCATCATCAGCATCGTCACGAACGCGGGAATGGCGATCGTGTAGTCCGCCCAGTCGATCTGCCCGATGGACCCGGACAGGATCAGGAAGCCGACCGCGAGCAGCGCGGGCGTGGCCGCCTGGGACGGGACCATCGTGGCGAGCGGCGTGAGGAAGAGCGCGACGGCGAAGAGGCCGCCGGTGACGACGTTCGCGAAGCCCGTGCGGGCGCCCTCGCCGACGCCCGCCGTGGACTCCACGAAGCAGGTGGTGGCGGAGGCGGAGGAGGCGCCGCCCGCGGCGACGGCGATGCCGTCGACGAAGAGGACCTTGTTGATGCCGGGCATGTTGCCGTTGGCGTCGGTGAGCTTGGCCTCGTCGCCGATGCCCATGATCGTGCCCATCGCGTCGAAGAAGCACGACAGCAGCACGGTGAAGACGAAGAGGATGCCGGTCAGGACGCCGACCTTCTCGAAGCCGCCGAACAGGCTGATCTGGCCGACGAGCCCGAAGTCCGGTGCCGAGACGGGGTTGCCGGGCCACTCCGGGCTGGTCAGGCCCCAGGACTGGCCCTTGAGCCCGGCGACGGCGTGGATGATCATCGCGACGACCGTCATGACGACGATGCTGAGCAGGATCGCGCCCGGCACCTTGCGCACGAGGAGCACGAGGGTGAGCAGCACGCCGAGCACGAAGACGAGGACGGGCCAGCCGTTGAGGTGCCCGTCGCCGCCGAGCTGGAGCGGGACAGTGGTGTGCGCGGCGTCCGGGATGCGCGAGACGAAGCCCGCGTCGACGAGGCCGATCAGCATGATGAACAGGCCGATGCCGATCGCGATGCCCTTGCGCAGCCCCAGCGGCACGGCGCTCATCACGCGCTCCCGAAGACCGGTGGCGACGAGCAGCATCACGACGAAGCCCGCGAGGACGACCATGCCCATGGCGTCGGGCCACGACATGCGGGGCGCGAGCTGGAGGGCGACGACGGTGTTGACGCCGAGTCCGGCGGCCAGCGCGATGGGCACGTTGCCGATGACGCCCATGAGGAGCGTGGTGAAGGCGGCGGTCAGCACGGTCGCGGTGACGAGCTGCTTGTTGTCGAGCTGGTGCCCGTACATGTCCTTCGCGCTGCCGAGGATGATCGGGTTCAGCACGACGATGTAAGCCATCGCGAAGAAGGTGGCGAAGCCGCCGCGGACTTCCCTGGCGAGGGTCGAGCCGCGCTCGGTGATCTTGAAGTATTTGTCGATGCCGCCCTGCGGGGGCTGCGGCTGCGGCGTTTTGGCGTCGACCGGGGCGCTGGCCGAGGGAGACATGCGTGACCTCATGAGCTCAGAGAAGGGGAAGATCGTTAACAGCGAATCTTGAGTGCTTTGTTTCTTCATACGAAAGCAATCGGCCATTAACGAGCCGTTTCAGTATGAATACATGAAGCCGAAATCGCTATCTCCGCGCGTAGACCCCTCCAGGGCAACGCGTGCACGAGCCGACGGACCCGCCTCGTAAGCTGTACCCATGGCGAAGTGGACCCCCAAGCACGAGGCGCCGGAGCCCCTGGAGGGCCCCGTGGTCTCCACCATCACCGGTGGCACGATCCTCTGGTTCGTCCTCTTCCTCGTCCAGCTGCCGTTCTACGGCTGGTTCGACGACCGCGACGCGACGTGGTGGGTGTGGACCTGCCTGGCCGGCGCGGGCCTCGGCCTCATCGGCATCTGGTACGTACGCAAGCGCGACGCCGCGATCAAGAGGTCGAAGGTCACACAGCCCCAGTAGTCCGTACAACCAGGGGACGGCACGCGTCCTACCCTGGTCGGATCTTTGGGGCATTCAAGGGGTGAAGCCGCAAGACCCCCCTTACCGTCGAATGCATGACGCATATCGACGCGGGCGCCGAGCTCGACCCGGTCCACCCGGTGCCACCCCCCAAGGGGCGGGCCACCGGCCTGACCTCCGCGGAAGTGGCCGAGCGGGTCGCGCGCGGCGAGGTCAACGACGTACCGGTACGGAGTTCGCGCTCCCTGGGCGAGATCGTCCGGGCCAACGTCTTCACCCGCTTCAACGCGATCATCGGCGTGCTCTGGGTGATCATGCTGTTCGTCGCGCCGATCCAGGACAGCCTCTTCGGCTTCGTGATCGTCGCGAACACCGGCATCGGCATCATCCAGGAGTGGCGCGCCAAGAAGACGCTGGACAGCCTGGCCGTCATCGGCGAGGCCAAACCCACCGTGCGCCGCGACGGACAGGCCGCCGAGATCTCCGCCTCCGAGATCGTCCTCGGCGACCTCGTGGAGCTCGGCCCCGGCGACAAGATCCCCGTCGACGGCGAGGCCGTCGAGACCGACAGCCTCGAAGTCGACGAGTCGCTGCTCACGGGTGAGGCCGACCCCGTCATCAAGAAACCCGGCGACAAGATGATGTCGGGCTCGTTCGTGGTCGCGGGCGGCGGCGCGTTCAAGGCCACCAAGGTCGGCCGCGAGGCCTACGCGGCCCAGCTCGCCGAGGAGGCGAGCCGCTTCACCCTCGTCCACTCCGAACTGCGCACCGGCATCTCCACGATCCTCAAGTACGTGACGTGGCTGATGGTGCCGACCTCCATCGGCCTGGTCATCTCCCAGCTCGTCGTCAAGGACGACAACTTCAAGGAGTCCATCGCCTACACGGTCGGCGGGATCGTCCCCATGATCCCGGAGGGGCTCGTCCTCCTCACCTCCGTGGCCTTCGCGATCGGCGTCATCCGGCTCGGCCGCAAACAGTGCCTGGTGCAGGAGCTCCCCGCCATCGAGGGCCTCGCCCGCGTCGACACGGTCTGCCTCGACAAGACCGGCACCCTCACCGAGGGCGGCATGGACGTCACCGAGCTGCGCCCGCTGGACGGCGCCGACGAGACGTACGTACGCAAGGTCCTCGGCGCCCTCGGCGAGTCCGACCCGCGCCCCAACGCCTCACTCCAGGCGATCATCGACGCCTACCCCGACAGCGAGGAGTGGCGCTGCACGGAGTCGCTGCCCTTTTCCTCCGCCCGCAAGTACAGCGGCGCCTCCTTCAGCGAGGGCGACGGCACCACGTCGACGTGGCTCCTCGGCGCCCCGGACGTGCTCCTGCCCGACGGTGACGCCTCGCTCGCCGAGATCGAGGACCTCAACGAGCAGGGCCTGCGCGTGCTGCTCCTCGCCCGCGCGGACAAGGACCTGGACGCCCCCGACGTGGCATCCGGCACCAAAGCCACCGCCCTCGTCGTCCTGGAACAGCGGCTGCGGCCAGACGCCGCCGACACCCTGCGCTACTTCGAGGAGCAGGACGTCTCCGCGAAGGTCATCTCCGGCGACAACGCCGTCTCGGTGAGCGCCGTCGCGGGCAAGCTCGGCCTGCCCGGCGCCGAGAACACCGTGGACGCGCGCAAGCTGCCCGCCGAGCGGGACGAGATGGGGCAGGCCCTCGACGACAACTCCGTCTTCGGCCGCGTCACCCCGCAGCAGAAGCGCGACATGGTCGGCGCCCTCCAGTCCCGCGGCCACACCGTCGCGATGACGGGCGACGGCGTGAACGACGTCCTGGCCCTCAAGGACGCCGACATCGGCGTCTCGATGGGCTCGGGCTCCGAGGCGACCCGAGCGGTCGCGCAGATCGTGCTCCTCAACAACAGCTTCGCGACGCTGCCGTCCGTCGTCGCCGAGGGCCGCCGCGTCATCGGCAACATCACGCGCGTCGCCACGCTGTTCCTGGTGAAGACCGTCTACTCGGTGATCATCGCGCTGCTCGTCGTCTGCTCGCAGGTCGAGTACATCTTCCTGCCCCGCCACCTGACGCTGCTCTCCACGCTGACGATCGGCGTCCCGGCCTTCTTCCTCGCCCTGGCCCCCAACAAGGAGCGCGCGAAGCCGCACTTCGTCCGCAGGGTCATGCGGTACGCGATTCCGGGCGGCGTCGTCGCGGGTGTCGCCACGTTCGTGACGTATCTGCTGGCCCGGCACCACTACGACGGCGCGGGTGCGCGGGAAGCCGAGACCAGCGCGGCCACGCTGGCGCTGTTCCTGATCGCCATGTGGGTCCTCGCCATCATCGCCCGCC from the Streptomyces venezuelae genome contains:
- a CDS encoding SGNH/GDSL hydrolase family protein; translation: MLRFMFVGDSMTIGSAGEHTWRHRMWQHLRGTLGPGGFAVTGPRTTLYDKAAGEPVSHDHHPAASPDFPRNHLAGWGEGWLHMAPQIAGALDRDPADVLLVSLGLIDLGFYTNAEQTADNVRAFVTAARSANPHVRMVLLPVIPNIRAASDAPFAAEVARFNELLAKAAADLDTPRSPLLLASPPPTYDIHADTYDGTHPNASGEHKLAAAFADAMSQAWGIGAPYDTLSPTGRSGPVRTSTG
- a CDS encoding carboxymuconolactone decarboxylase family protein, which codes for MFTAHTPETAPPDSRPAMERTAAAFGGQVPDAVARLAGSPELLNGFLQMSAAFDRTTLDPVAREVVIMTVAVRNDCHICVTLHTGKLRKLGAGPELVAALREQRPLDDDRLEAVRRFTLAVLATAGGVPDDDLKAFLAHGHTERNALEVVLGIGAYTMSTLANRLTRAA
- a CDS encoding MarR family winged helix-turn-helix transcriptional regulator yields the protein MVDDKKVNQVVEAGKGYELPLLLFAGFRTLIDRLHAELARQGHPDIRPAHGFAMQAVGPDGATASEVGRRLGVSKQAAGKTVDRLIALGYAARTDDPADARRKLVRLTPHGIDALRRSAAVFDELRAEWAAALGADHLTDLESSLRTVVPPDAFRLDAAGWLGGS
- a CDS encoding Uma2 family endonuclease, giving the protein MTVVDDRTEMADTDNERTLDAMFAALEQGPFLDGYKIDIVGGAVHMTPQRSNHWDIIFGLLEQLRSKYERRRLLSDVRIDYPGALNAFCSDVALVAEGAERTKQGGFLCKDVEFVAEVISRSTGENDYGPQKTGYATAEVGVYLVVDPYQGKCHVYTQPKLGDYRVETKVDFGEEIDLTHTFLDLTIDTSDFSRD
- a CDS encoding aldo/keto reductase, with protein sequence MKYTQLGRTGLKVSRLTLGTMNFGPLTNEPDSHTLMDAALDAGVNFFDTANTYGQSAGKGRTEEILGTWFTQGGGRRDKVVLATKVYGSMAPHGEETWPNQDRLSALSIRRAVDASLKRLQTDHIDLYQFHHIDRQTPFEEIWQAVDVLVGQGKILYAGSSNFPGYKIAQANETARRLGGYGLVSEQCLYNLASRDAEMEVIPAAQDYGLGVIPWSPLHGGLLGGVLKKEGEGSRRTGGRSAAELAKPEVRARVQAYEDLLDKHGLEPGEVALAWLLTRPGVTAPIVGPRTAEQLASALRAVELELSGEVLDALDEIFPGPGPSPESFAW
- the thpR gene encoding RNA 2',3'-cyclic phosphodiesterase, which translates into the protein MRLFAAVLPPDSATTELAAATRALKELPGADGLRWTARDNWHFTLAFMAEVDGATVPDVMARLERAAHRTPPFPLALRGGGHFGGRALWAGAAGDVAALRLLAARADAAARKAGVTMEEHRHYRPHLTLARTRGEGDLAPYADALGSFEGTPWTVRELTLVRSNLPRSGVAGERPRYEVVGRWVLGGGAGESGGAG
- a CDS encoding GNAT family N-acetyltransferase, yielding MSDPIEIRQGGADDVPAVLALFDGAVEWLVSQGRTGQWGTKPWSENPKAVALVEKYLTTGEPWIAEIGGEVAGTVTLTDGPGGDIIPPADEPERYIHLLAADRRRFAGRGVGRALLAHAVEETRGQGVRLLRVDCYRGEDRALVAYYESNGFTATEPFTGPDGSWPGQVLAQHV
- a CDS encoding MFS transporter; the protein is MSTGSGADSAPAPTALDKPARPHKTSMFSSLRIRNYRLFATGAVVSNTGTWMARITQDWLVLSLTGSSAAVGITTAMQFLPMLLLGLYGGVIADRFAKRNLLFLTQGAMSLSGLFLAALTLSGHVQVWHVYFAAFFTGLVTVVDNPTRQSFVSEMVGPDQVRNAVSLNSANFQSARLIGPAVASALTAAVGPGWAFLANGLSFLAPLTGLMLMRTAELHHTPRKPRGKGQLREGLNYVSKNPELIWPIVLVGFIGTFGFNFPIWLSAFADDIFHGGVGMYGLFNTLMAIGSLAGALLAARRGTSRLRLLAGAATAFGVLQIVAAFAPELWMFVALIVPIGILGLTVNVTANSSVQMATDPEMRGRVMSLFMMVFTGGTPLGGPLFGWLADAYGVRISMAVGGLVCALAAVGVGLALARAANLRLKVDLRRGRQHVRFVPRERELATAA
- a CDS encoding MarR family winged helix-turn-helix transcriptional regulator encodes the protein MPDLSHGDDAVAVNALRSAVMRLSRRLKHQRVDESLSPTEMSVLGTLARCGSATPGELARKEHVQPPSMTRIVALLEAKGLVRLEPHPEDRRQKVVTQTETAEAMLEESRRKRNAWLAGLAEDLDEDEWARLRAAAPVLEKLAHL
- a CDS encoding ribbon-helix-helix protein, CopG family, with protein sequence MGSPVLSLRIDGELLDRLRQHAAKRGMSVQDYVVRTLIRDDFDERFKASVEETEKFYGAA
- a CDS encoding NCS2 family permease, translating into MSPSASAPVDAKTPQPQPPQGGIDKYFKITERGSTLAREVRGGFATFFAMAYIVVLNPIILGSAKDMYGHQLDNKQLVTATVLTAAFTTLLMGVIGNVPIALAAGLGVNTVVALQLAPRMSWPDAMGMVVLAGFVVMLLVATGLRERVMSAVPLGLRKGIAIGIGLFIMLIGLVDAGFVSRIPDAAHTTVPLQLGGDGHLNGWPVLVFVLGVLLTLVLLVRKVPGAILLSIVVMTVVAMIIHAVAGLKGQSWGLTSPEWPGNPVSAPDFGLVGQISLFGGFEKVGVLTGILFVFTVLLSCFFDAMGTIMGIGDEAKLTDANGNMPGINKVLFVDGIAVAAGGASSASATTCFVESTAGVGEGARTGFANVVTGGLFAVALFLTPLATMVPSQAATPALLAVGFLILSGSIGQIDWADYTIAIPAFVTMLMMPFTYSITNGIGVGFITFTVLRLASGRGREVPVAMYAVSAVFAFYYLMPALNLT